In the genome of Aspergillus flavus chromosome 8, complete sequence, one region contains:
- a CDS encoding cytochrome P450, which produces MGFTQDLVSVIRPSIESPLAFCATTVVAVVLYVLVLGVYRITLHPLAKFPGPKLAAFTQWYETYYEFFKSPGGQYLFHYRKLHEKYGPIIRLSPFEIHIQDSSFFEEMYSQSLPWDKPKELEHRFGNANGLFPTHKHEVHRHRRAALNPYFSKRAINNAVPMMQEQITKLCDRLRREYQGTGKVFRLDWMMGCIASDIIVRYCVDRGYDFFEAPDFKSPFIQALFDLLDGVHMITQFPWVATLFNSLPQGLVETLQPGMKSVHHFHKEMADQVAHILSNKEKRNGSEQTNVFNALLDSDLPPEELTLTRLQQEAFTVIGAGFDTTRYALSVAGFHIINTPSIYQRLREELKTAIPDPNNMPSLTDLEQLPWLTACIQECVRMSYGVSQRAFRISDHITLTYKNYVIPPGTVVSMDNYSVAHDEEIFPESFTFKPERWLGDPLAPDGKKLTRYLVSFGKGTRSCLGINLAYAEMYLTIANVFRNFDFELFETDRSSVDCYRDMFLPHVKPGSQGVRVKIN; this is translated from the exons ATGGGATTCACCCAGGATCTGGTATCGGTTATTCGACCCTCAATTGAGTCGCCCCTGGCTTTTTGCGCGACTACGGTAGTGGCTGTCGTGCTGTACGTTCTGGTGTTGGGGGTATATCGCATCACATTGCATCCGCTGGCAAAATTCCCAGGCCCTAAACTCGCTGCCTTTACTCAATGGTATGAGACTTACTATGAATTCTTCAAATCTCCGGGTGGACAGTACTTGTTCCACTATCGGAAACTCCATGAGAAGTATG GCCCAATTATTCGCTTAAGCCCATTCGAGATTCATATCCAGGATTCCTCCTTCTTTGAGGAGATGTACTCGCAGTCATTGCCGTGGGATAAACCGAAAGAACTCGAGCACCGTTTTGGCAACGCCAATGGCTTATTCCCGACACACAAGCATGAAGTTCACCGTCACCGCCGTGCAGCTCTTAATCCGTATTTCTCCAAACGCGCAATCAACAATGCGGTCCCGATGATGCAGGAGCAGATCACGAAGCTGTGCGACCGACTGCGACGAGAGTATCAAGGGACTGGAAAGGTCTTTCGCCTTGACTGGATGATGGGATGCATTGCGTCGGACATCATTGTCCGGTACTGTGTTGATCGCGGCTACGATTTCTTTGAGGCGCCGGATTTCAAATCGCCCTTCATTCAAGCCTTATTTGACTTGTTGGATGGAGTTCATATGATCACGCAATTCCCGTGGGTTGCCACCCTCTTCAACTCGCTACCGCAAGGCTTGGTTGAGACTCTGCAGCCGGGTATGAAGTCCGTGCATCATTTTCATAAG GAAATGGCCGATCAAGTTGCCCATATTCTCTCCAACAAGGAAAAACGGAATGGCTCAGAGCAGACGAATGTTTTCAATGCATTGCTCGACTCTGATCTGCCTCCGGAAGAGCTCACTTTGACCCGCCTACAACAGGAAGCATTTACAGTTATCGGAGCAGGCTTCGATACAACAAGATACGCCCTGTCGGTGGCCGGCTTCCACATTATAAATACACCAAGCATCTACCAGCGTCTTCGAGAGGAACTAAAAACCGCAATACCAGATCCCAACAATATGCCATCATTAACGGACCTGGAACAGCTTCCTTGGTTAACCGCCTGTATTCAAGAAT GCGTTCGCATGTCCTATGGTGTAAGCCAGCGTGCGTTCCGTATTTCAGACCACATCACCCTCACGTACAAGAACTACGTCATTCCTCCTGGAACAGTGGTCAGCATGGACAACTATTCCGTCGCCCATGACGAAGAAATATTCCCCGAATCGTTCACGTTCAAGCCCGAGCGCTGGCTGGGGGACCCCCTTGCCCCCGATGGAAAGAAGTTGACGCGCTACCTTGTGTCCTTCGGTAAAGGTACTCGGTCCTGTCTCGGTATCAACTTGGCCTATGCAGAGATGTACCTCACTATTGCGAATGTGTTCCGGAACTTCGACTTTGAGCTGTTTGAGACAGATCGGTCTTCTGTGGATTGCTATCGCGATATGTTCTTGCCGCATGTAAAGCCTGGCTCCCAGGGCGTGCGTGTGAAGATTAACTAG